A window of Amphiprion ocellaris isolate individual 3 ecotype Okinawa chromosome 12, ASM2253959v1, whole genome shotgun sequence contains these coding sequences:
- the LOC111583367 gene encoding protein c-Fos-like has product MHPDSSTEFDSSSSCSTASPGGDTPGCSQHPPDLLSSSLDSAKNAAESFVPTVTAISTSPELRWMVQPTVLTSVSPPSGRAKTKPRSSSPAGARNKAKACSRKGQKEQPSKEEEERRRIRRERNKIAAAKCRNRRKELIDTLQAETDTLEEEKSALQTEIANLLKEKERLEHILASHKPSCKLPADEDNDREGDGDDDVNAMLQDPPASPQLLSILENGKTPESSNTAIGEASIGQDMDSAPCSPAAAILGNSNILLCSSAEEEALEDLKGDDLDDLVPSLEMAVTSETAASVPDIDLSSPFCLSDWETLYKSVANDLESLSTPVMSSSPTCSNYRTVFSFNYSEIDSLAEGCESLKGSLGASELMKDSLNSPTLLAL; this is encoded by the exons atGCATCCAGACTCCAGCACTGAGTTCGACTCTTCATCCAGCTGTAGCACAGCATCGCCTGGCGGGGACACCCCTGGGTGCAGCCAGCATCCTCCTGACTTGCTTTCATCATCACTGGACAGCGCCAAG aatgcagcagaatCCTTTGTTCCGACCGTGACTGCGATCTCCACATCGCCGGAGCTCAGGTGGATGGTGCAGCCGACGGTCCTCACATCCGTCTCCCCGCCGTCCGGCCGCGCAAAGACCAAACCTCGGTCGTCTTCCCCGGCAGGTGCGAGGAACAAGGCGAAAGCTTGCAGCAGGAAAGGGCAGAAGGAGCAG ccttccaaagaggaagaggaaaggagGAGGATCAGGAGGGAGAGGAACAAAATTGCTGCAGCAAAGTGTCGTAACAGACGGAAGGAGCTGATAGACACCCTTCAAGCT GAAACTGATACGCTAGAAGAAGAGAAGTCTGCCCTCCAGACGGAGATAGCAaacctgctgaaggagaaggagCGACTGGAGCACATCTTGGCTTCCCACAAACCGTCCTGCAAACTCCCTGCAGACGAAGATAACGACAGGGAGGGGGACGGCGACGATGATGTTAACGCCATGCTGCAGGATCCTCCAGCCTCCCCGCAGCTGCTGTCCATCTTAGAGAATGGAAAAACCCCAGAGAGCAGCAACACGGCCATCGGAGAGGCCTCCATTGGTCAAGACATGGACAGTGCCCCTTGCAGTCCTGCCGCGGCCATCTTGGGGAACTCCAACATCCTCCTGTGTTCCAGCGCAGAAGAGGAGGCCCTGGAGGACTTGAAAGGAGATGACCTGGACGACTTGGTGCCCAGCCTGGAGATGGCGGTGACGTCTGAGACGGCAGCATCTGTCCCCGACATAGACCTGAGCAGCCCTTTCTGCCTCTCAGACTGGGAAACGCTGTACAAGTCTGTGGCGAACGACCTTGAATCTTTGAGTACGCCGGTCATGTCTTCCAGTCCCACTTGTAGCAATTACCGCAcagtgttttcctttaattacTCTGAGATTGATTCCTTGGCTGAAGGCTGTGAGAGCCTCAAAGGCAGCCTTGGTGCATCTGAGTTAATGAAAGATAGTCTTAACTCTCCAACACTTCTGGCCTTGTGA
- the LOC129350195 gene encoding leucine-rich repeat-containing protein 74A-like: MDEPEEKIQPPGQSVQSTEGQDQKKSTQDQDGGSSDEWDTDLEADGATTPTQSLSRTDLYLQACRQMRTVPVSSFICHLDKTDLNWNHYGVGPQGVKALAIALQSDTVITHLELEDNSLRAEGIRPLMEMLHQNTTIQSLNLSNNQLGYKGAEIISKFLSNNCFIKYIKLSDNGFDASAAKYLADALRGNCMVKELDLSHNKFCKRGGEHLGHMLETNVGIEELNLSWSLHSVVDLCAGLEVTNITHSDTNLQRIFNTISYHSCLPPLFPFPLLNWILKRLYLKHNNFGHIQAKSLGKAVKLNSTLVLLDLSDNMIDDEAVTPLCQGLASNNTLIVIKLSYNPMTNPGAMTLLKTVVNNSESALKEVDISGVYVHEAFVELLQKARQRRPTLNVQYSVMDFVTRNLSALPIFKKFLEEQNLSIMDFCTALDKDGTMKVPTSVFRKAIKEANLPLDQRQRAYLVRQFDKKITGIVTYSNFANL; encoded by the exons ATGGATGAACCGGAGGAGAAGATCCAGCCTCCTGGTCAGTCTGTCCAATCCACTGAAGGCCAGGACCAGAAGAAGTCCACCCAAGACCAAGATGGGGGCAGCAGTGATGAATGGGACACTGATCTGGAAGCAGATG GTGCCACCACTCCTACACAGAGTTTGTCCCGTACAGATTTGTACCTGCAGGCCTGTCGGCAGATGAGAACTGTCCCCGTGTCCTCCTTCATCTGCCATTTGGATAAAACCGATCTAAACTGGAACCATTATGGAGTGGGACCACAAGGGGTTAAAGCTCTGGCCATAGCTCTGCAA aGTGACACCGTTATCACCCACCTGGAGCTGGAGGACAACTCACTTCGAGCAGAAGGAATACGCCCTCTGATGGAGATGCTTCACCAGAATACCACCATTCAGAGTCTA AATCTTTCCAACAACCAGCTGGGCTACAAAGGAGCTGAAATCATCTCCAAATTTCTGTCAAACAATTGTTTTATCAAATACATCAAACTCTCAG ATAATGGCTTTGACGCTTCTGCTGCTAAATATTTAGCGGATGCTTTAAGG GGCAACTGCATGGTCAAAGAGCTGGACCTCAGTCACAACAAATTCTGtaaaagaggaggagaacacCTGGGTCATATGTTAG AAACCAATGTAGGTATCGAAGAGCTGAATCTGAGTTGGAGTCTGCACAGTGTCGTGGATCTGTGTGCCGGTCTGGAGGTGACAAACATAACACACTCGGACACAAACCTGCAGCGTATATTCAACACCATCTCCTATCACAGCTGTTTGCCTCCCTTGTTTCCCTTTCCTCTGCTAAACTGGATTCTGAAGCGGCTCTATCTGAAGCACAACAATTTCGGCCACATCCAGGCGAAGTCACTGGGCAAAGCAGTGAAACTAAACAGCACACTTGTGTTGCTGGACCTGAGTGATAACATGATAGACGACGAGGCTGTGACGCCACTCTGCCAGGGCCTCGCCTCCAACAACACCCTCATAGTTATCAAG ctttcctATAACCCCATGACAAACCCCGGAGCGATGACGCTGCTCAAAACTGTTGTCAACAACTCGGAATCAGCACTGAAGGAGGTTGATATTTCT gGGGTGTATGTGCACGAGGCCTTCGTTGAGCTACTGCAAAAAGCCCGTCAGAGGCGTCCTACTCTGAATGTCCAGTACAGCGTCATGGACTTCGTCACCAGGAACTTATCTGCCCTACCCATCTTCAAG AAATTCCTTGAAGAGCAAAATTTGAGCATCATGGATTTCTGCACAGCTTTGGACAAAGATGGAACAATGAAGGTTCCCACCTCTGTCTTCAGGAAAGCCATAAAG GAAGCAAACCTACCTCTGGATCAGCGTCAGCGTGCATATCTGGTCAGGCAGTTTGACAAGAAGATCACAGGCATCGTAACCTACAG taACTTTGCCAACCTGTAA
- the LOC111583365 gene encoding jun dimerization protein 2-like → MMPGQIPDPSLAAGSLPSLGPLAGISATTLTDQLKLADFRQLGTMLSPLHFLGRLGKRPLAIKTEMDEDEERRKRRREKNKVAAARCRNKKKERTDFLQRESERLEMVNSELKAQIEELRLERQQLMVMLNLHRPTCIVRTDSVKTPDSEVNPLLEQLSAETK, encoded by the exons ATGATGCCGGGACAGATACCTGACCCTTCGCTGGCGGCGGGCTCCCTGCCCAGCCTCGGCCCGCTGGCGGGCATCTCGGCCACCACACTGACTGATCAACTCAAGCTGGCCGACTTCCGCCAGCTGGGCACCATGCTGTCCCCGCTGCATTTCCTGGGGAGGCTGGGGAAGAGGCCGCTGGCCATCAAGACggag atggatgaagatgaagaaaggaGGAAACGGAGACGAGAGAAAAACAAGGTAGCAGCAGCGCGATGCCGAAACAAAAAGAAGGAACGGACCGACTTCCTTCAAAGG GAATCCGAGCGTCTGGAGATGGTGAACTCGGAGCTGAAGGCCCAGATCGAGGAGCTCCGTCTGGAGAGGCAGCAGCTGATGGTGATGCTCAACCTCCACCGGCCCACCTGCATCGTGAGGACCGACAGCGTCAAAACACCCGACAGCGAGGTCAACCCTCTGCTGGAGCAGCTGTCCGCCGAAACCAAGTGA